In the Oncorhynchus nerka isolate Pitt River linkage group LG6, Oner_Uvic_2.0, whole genome shotgun sequence genome, tatattgctATGTGTACAATCGCTTTAGACCTATATAATTAGGCAacgttttaaattattattatattgctATGTGTACAATCGCTTTAGACCTATATAATTAGGCAACGTTTTAAATTATTTCTTGTAATTTCTCAtcactttcctttattatttctaTTGACAATTTTATGCAGAAATGATCAATTTATAGCGCTCTTATAACCCGTTGTTAATAGCCATTGAACTGGTCTCGCACTAATGCGTTTTAAAGGAGAGGTGACTTGCGATAGCTTCATTAATGTTGACCTCTGCCACTGACCCGGTGTTCTTTAATTTGGGTGTCATGACCCTGATTTGTCTCAGTTACTGCTGGCTACCACCCACTCACTAGCCGCCCTGTGACGGGGAGGCCATGGCCCCTACAACTCATACTGCTCGTTTACAGGGATTCACAGTCGAGCACCAATTTAAAGTGGTTTACTCTGCAGGCTCAGGCATCAAATTAAAGATATTGACGAACGTCAACTGTGTGTTTTGCGAACTGGAAAAAATGCCCAAAcagctttttttttaaattgtagatTGTAAGTGCTGTGAACGCAATAAGTTtggtaaatttaaaaaaaatcagtgCTCTCAAATTTAGGAATACATTTTAGTGAATTTGTAAAGTGACAAAATATATGTATGACTTTTAATATAATTAGTTTTAAGATTTTGGAACCATCCGTTCCTGCAGAAATTCGATATTGTTAAACTTCTGTAGCCGTATAAGATTTGTATTATTCTAATAGCGATTAGATTCATGTAAAATAAGATATTTTCATATTGTGCGATAATTGAAATTACAACCTTTTTTCTTTCGTTAATTGACATGAATATTGTGATACAGGCTTATAGCAATGTTTTGTATTTCGTTCAGCAATCCTGTGATTTGACAGAAATATATTGATGACGTTTTTTAAAATAACTAACCAACAATGAATTGTATTCTCTTTAAATGTATTTTGAGAGGATATAGGCCTTTAAAAAGCATGCATAATTTGTTCGTTACCAAATTCCATTATTGTAGACTAATTGATTTAATGATGTTCCCTATTTGAAATCGGTTGATTAATCTTCAAATAATGATACAGAACATAAACTTGAGAGATAAAAATTTAAGGTAATTGCTGGAAATGAAGCTAAAAtctctccacctctatctctctccaggcCGAATAGCTACAGCGTCGACTATTCCTATTCAAATCATCACAGATTGGCTCTGCCTCCCCGCCTGCTGTGATGTCTCTGTCCAGCATCCCCGCCGTGAAGGACAAGCCGTTCCACTCCAACCCCCTCAAAGGCAGGCCTGTCCGGGGTTCGGGTTACTACGCTGCCCCGCTGCCCGGAGCCCACCACTACATGAACATCTTCAGGAGCTCTCAGCATCCCCTCCACCCGCTCAAGTCTCTGGGACGGCTAGTCACCGACACCCAGGCAGTCATGCCGTTCAACTTCACCACGGGAACACCCTCGTTCTTCGGCAACGGCGGCCACCAAGCCACCGCCGTTAACGTTCTTCACGAGCAGATCTTCAACGTGTCGCACATCCCGTACTTCAACCGGATGATGCCGGGAGTAGGACACACGATTTACTCCAAGCACGAGGAGCTGGCAGCGGTGGTGACAGAGCACGCCATCGGCCCGTTATCTGTAGGCCTATCAGACTTCAGCAGTCCTGCCTCGAGCAAGAGTTCCTCCGCTCCCTCACCGTCTAAAGAAAGTTTATTCCACCTCAGGGGAACCGAACTATCACCGGAGAAAACGCGCACTTATAGTTTCAGTGAGGACGACCTTTTCATGGTCCTGTATGGATGTTCCCGAAGCCAGGTGCAGAATTCCGGTCAAGCCATCTCCGGAGTAGCCCTGCTTGGGAACTCAGGTAGACAGATACAACTATATCAAAGGTTCATTTCCTTAAAGGAAAACAGTgtgtgcttgcttcagctgtccaAAAGTATGTTCGGAAGAAGTTAACATTGTTAGatgcggggcggcaggtagcctaatggttagaccAGTAAAcgaaaaggttgctggatcgaatccccgagctaaaaatctgtcgttctgcccctgaacaaggcagttccccggtaggctgttaagaatgtattcttaactgacttgcctagttaaatataaaaaAAGATACAACAACCACTTGGGGCTGGATAATTAATCAGTAGGCAATAAGTATGTATTTCTAACGGGGACTTTATGGTTTACCTATATCATGAATCCAAACTGTCAATTCCAGGAGAGTTCATCTAGGTCTGAGAAACCAGCTCATATTGTCCATCGTCTGTGTTCGATTTGTAATGTTCACCATTGATGACCAGCATCATTCACCAGCATCATTCACCAGCAACATTCTCTTCAACAGTTTGCAACAGCGAACAACTCACCTTGGAAACTGAGGCGCTTGGACTTCCAAAaggtaatatctctctctctctctctctctctctctctctctctctctctctctctctctctctctctctctctctctctgtctctctctctgtctctctctctgtctgtctgtctctgtgtaaagGGTGTTAAGTTTAACGTGTTTTTAAATGTCACTTACAGGGTTATCTATCCACCAGACATGTTACGGCAGTTTGTCCCACTACGGAGTTTACGCAGAGAAGAGCGCCATCACAAAGGGAACCCGGTTCGGCCCATTTCAGGGGAAACTGGTCAATACCAGCGAGATCAAAACATATGACGACAACACGCTGATGTGGGAGGTCAGTTCTTATATGAtgttttattttgtgtgtgttttatttatcGTGAgataaacgtttttttttttttttacttttgtgTTTTATGTTGTCCATTAACCAGCTGTGCGTAAATGTGGGCCTAAACCCCCTGTGCAGTTAAACAATTTGTAGCCACGTCAACTTCTGTGCCATGAAAATAAGTGATTTTTGGAGTTCCGACAGGTTACCTCTCTATGGCAGGGGGAGAGCCGAGGTCGCTGTGGCAAACGGCGAGGTTCATACAAACACGCTGTtgctaactaaatgctagctAGAGGAAATCATGTATCTAATGAATGTATCCACTCTTAGATTTAAAAACAAAAAAGCGTTCTAAATAAAAACCTTTGTTCAATTCAAAATGTAACTGCCATTCCAGTATAAACATACAAGATGACAGTGATTGAACTTGCAAAAAGCCTACCGATAAGGCAACAACAAGCCATACGGTAATGGTCCATAGAGATGTCAGCCAGAGTTGATACCAAGATTGACATGGGCCATCATTCAAACGAACAAATACCTCCCGGTCCACCAGTACATATTTCCAAACTATGTTGGTACATAATGACAACAACATCTAAAAAACTATGCAGGTATTCAGGTGTTCATAATTTaattgtttattatattatattcttagCTATAAATATTAAAATGTATTAGTAGTAGCCATAATTCATAAATGGCATCAAATAACtactttctattccgcaacaaagcctccttcactcacgccgccaaacttaccctagtaaaactgactatcctaccgatcctcgacttcggcgatgtcatctacaaaattgcttccaacactctactcagcaaactggatgcagtttatcacagtgccatccgttttgtcactaaagcaccttataccacccaccactgcgacttgtacgctctagtcggctggccctcgctacatattcgtcgccagacccattggctccaggtcatctacaagtccatgctaggtaaagctccgccttatctcagttcactggtcacgatggcaacacccatccgtagcacgcgctccagcaggtgtatctcactgatcatccctaaagccaacacctcatttggccgcctttcgttccagttctctgctgcctgtgactggaacgaattgcaaaaatcgctgaagttggagacttttatctccctcaccaacttcaaacatcagctatctgagcagctaaccgatcgctgcagctgtacatagtctatcggcaaatagcccacccatttttccctacctcatccccatactgtttttatttatttacttttctgctcttttgcacaccaatatctctacctgtacataaccatctgatcatttatcactccagtgttaatctgcaaaattgtaattattcgcgtacctcctcatgccttttgcacacaatgtatatagactccccttttttttctactgtgttattgacttgttaattgtttactccatgtgtaactctgtgttgtctgttcacaccgctatgctttatcttggccaggtcgcagttgcaaatgagaacttgttctcaactagcctacctggttaaataaaggtgttctcaactagcctacctggttaaataaaggtgttctcaactagcctacctggttaaataaaggtgttctcaactagcctacctggttaaataaaggtgttctcaactagcctacctggttaaataaaggtgttctcaactggcctacctggttaaataaaggtgttctcaactagcctacctggttaaataaaggtgttctcaactagcctacctggttaaataaaggtgttctcaactagcctacctggttaaataaaggtgttctcaactggcctacctggttaaataaaggtgttctcaactggcctacctggttaaataaaggtgttctcaactagcctacctggttaaataaaggtgttctcaactagcctacctggttaaataaatgtgttctcaactagcctacctggttaaataaaggtgttctcaactagcctacctggttaaataaaggtgttctcaactagcctacctggttaaataaaggtgttctcaactagcctacctggttaaataaaggtgttctcaactagcctacctggttaaataaaggtgttctcaactagcctacctggttaaataaaggtgttctcaactagcctacctggttaaataaagggttctatataggaAGCAATCGATTAGAACCCTTTTTTGTTCTATAgggaaaaaaaaaaattctaagaGTGTAACAACAACATGTCTGTCCCTGTCCGTTGATCCAGGTGTTCGAGAACGGCGGGTTGAGTCACTTTGTCGACGGCCGGGGCTCGTCCGGTAACTGGATGTCCCTAGTGAAGTGCGCACGCTTCCCAGAAGAGCAGAACCTGATCGCGGTACAGAGTAAGGGACAGATCTTCTACGAGGCCTGTAAGGAGGTCCAGCCGGGCCAGGAGCTGCTGGTCTGGTACGGGGACTGCTATGTTCAGTTCCTGGGGATTCCTCTCACTCTGAAGGACTCGCTGGAGGAGGGGAATACCATGCTTCCACTTGAAGGTAAGGACAGTTCATATAGAATATAATTATTTTTTTCAGTGGGAACTTCATTTGTGGGTGGTATATATGGCCCGTTATTCGTGCCTACCTACTTGCATGTTTAATATATGCACATATACTCTACTGGGCTCATTATATTCTctgttataaactgggtggttcgagccctgaatgctgattggctgacagccgtggtatatcagaccatatacatGTTTATTTCTAGTGACAACGACGCCACTGCAATTTACCAAGGCGTTCCCTGACGTTTTCCTCTTTCAGATTCTGGAGAGGGTTTTAACTGTGATCGGTGTGGCAAAGTGTTCGCCTATCAGTACTACAGAGACAAACATCTGAAGTACACGCGCTGCGTGGACCAGGGCGACCGGAAGTTCCCGTGCAACCTCTGCAGCAGGTCGTTTGAGAAGAGAGACCGATTGAGGATCCATATACTACACGTTCACGAGAAACACAGACCACATAAGGTACACgggaagtactcagaccctttgacttagtacacattttgttgtgttacagcctgaattcaaaatggaatcAATTGTCTCGTTTTTTTCCTctctcactcatctacacacaataatgacactggacacacacttttacatttaaaaaaaaaatgtttgtaatGTATTGAAATACAGAAGTACATCATTTCCATGTAcataggtattcacacccctttgctatgacaagTATCCAATTTCCTtcgatcatctttgagatgtcactacaacatgattggatggagtccacctgtggccaattaaattgtttggacatgatttagaaacatacctgtctatataaggtccatacagttgacagtgcatgtcagagcaggaaCTATACCATGAAGCccaaggaactgtccgtagatctCTGAGATAGAATTGTGACGAGGCATATAcaatggggagaacaagtatttgatacactgcaataatgcaataaaatgcaaatgaattacttaaaaatcataagatcatgtgattttctggatttttgttttagattccgtctctcactgttgaagtgtacctatgatttaaaaaattacagacctctacatgctttgtaagtaggaaaacctgcaaaatcggcagtgtatcaaatacttgttctccccactgtatctgggggaagggtataaaacaatttctagagtgttgaaagtttccacGGGCATCATTGGGAAATGGAAGAAATATGCAACTACCCAGACTGCCTAGAGCTGGCAGTCCGACCAGACTGAGCaccgggcaagaaggaccttggtcagggaggtgacaaagaacccaatgaccactctgacagaactacagagttcccttggctgagatgggagaacctgccagatgGACAACATTCTCTACGGtgcttcaccaatctgggctttatgagAGAGTGTCCagtcggaagccactcctgagaaaaaggcacatgaccgcaCGCCTGGAGTTTGTAAAAGATCCACATGAATgaaagattctgtggtctgatgagacaaaaatgtaactCTTTTGGCCTGAATGGAAAGCACTTTtatctggagaaaaccaggcacagctcatcatcCGTCTAACACcctccctaccgtgaagcatggaggtggtagcatcatgctatggggatacttttcagtagcagggactggggagactggtaaggatagagggaacaatgaatagAGCAAATCCTCGACGAGAACattagactggggcgaagatttaTGTTCCAACCCCAATCATACGGCCAAAGCAACCCTGGAATGGCTTCAGCGCAACAGTGTTAAAGTCCTTGAATGGCTGCAGCAAAAGTCTAGACtggaatcccattgaaaatctgtggaaagacttgaagattgctttTCGCCACCGCTCTCCATttaacttaacagagcttgagataATCTGCAAGGAAGAATAGGAGGAAGAATCctcaaatccagatgtgcaaagctgatacagacatattcaagatgactcaaagctgatacagacatatccAAGaggactcaaagctgatacagacatacccaagaagactcaaagctgatacagacatacccaagatgactcaaagctgttcCAGACATaaccaagacgactcaaagctgatacagacatatccaagacgactcaaagctgttccagacatacccaagacgactcaaagctgatacagacatacccaagatgactcaaagctgttccagacatacccaagacgactcaaagctgatacagacatatccaagatgactcaaagctgttccagacatacccaagacgactcaaagctgatacagacatatccaagatgactcaaagctgttccagacatacccaagacgactcaaagctgatacagacatatccaagatgactcaaagctgtaatcaccgCCGAAGgtacttctacaaagtattgactcaggggtgtgaatacttatgtaaatgagatatatcTGTATTTAAGTTTCAATAAATTTGgaagaaaaacatgttttcaatttgtcattatggggtattgtgtgtagatgggtgagagagaaaaaaatacacTTAAttgattttgaattcaggctgtaatactaATACaatttggaataagtcaaggggtctgaatactttctgaaggaataGAATTTAGAAGCCCCTAAGttatctttcttttttttttctcattttttacCTCTCCTGCACATCTTGTGTCTTTGTTTCTCACCatctttgtttttttaaatgttctttgTGTGTCAAAAGATGATGATAATCTATAAGTGAAGGGTACTGTAGTCTTtccttatcccccccccccctccgtatttagatttaaaaaatgaataaaaatccTTGTCCttaatttctctcctctcttccttcctagTGCTCAgtgtgtgggaagagtttctct is a window encoding:
- the LOC115131075 gene encoding PR domain zinc finger protein 14-like translates to MSLSSIPAVKDKPFHSNPLKGRPVRGSGYYAAPLPGAHHYMNIFRSSQHPLHPLKSLGRLVTDTQAVMPFNFTTGTPSFFGNGGHQATAVNVLHEQIFNVSHIPYFNRMMPGVGHTIYSKHEELAAVVTEHAIGPLSVGLSDFSSPASSKSSSAPSPSKESLFHLRGTELSPEKTRTYSFSEDDLFMVLYGCSRSQVQNSGQAISGVALLGNSVCNSEQLTLETEALGLPKGLSIHQTCYGSLSHYGVYAEKSAITKGTRFGPFQGKLVNTSEIKTYDDNTLMWEVFENGGLSHFVDGRGSSGNWMSLVKCARFPEEQNLIAVQSKGQIFYEACKEVQPGQELLVWYGDCYVQFLGIPLTLKDSLEEGNTMLPLEDSGEGFNCDRCGKVFAYQYYRDKHLKYTRCVDQGDRKFPCNLCSRSFEKRDRLRIHILHVHEKHRPHKCSVCGKSFSQSSSLNKHMRVHSGERPYKCVYCNKAFTASSILRTHIRQHSGERPFKCKHCGKAFASHAAHDSHVRRTHAKDKPYPCGVCRSTFQEATELTNHMKSHTKRPLSETTVNPTISINGSLEDTTTMLSVTKDCRTQRLTEENISYTGLTVLNPEYRPWN